The following are encoded in a window of Ruminiclostridium herbifermentans genomic DNA:
- a CDS encoding EFR1 family ferrodoxin (N-terminal region resembles flavodoxins. C-terminal ferrodoxin region binds two 4Fe-4S clusters.) has protein sequence MVLYFSGTGNTEYIAKLIADGLGDTCLDLLDRIKNNDKSPLYSEKTYIICAPIYVCEMPLFLVRYLKSISFNGNNKVYFVFTSGGYAGSAKVQAKLFSLKKKLKCLGCVEFVMPRNYVANDKYSMDNEEVIYSKIENSTKKVKQVVEDIKNENKLNTRHVWFFETLIIAPFALLWTKYKLVAKDFYATDECIGCRVCEKVCPLNNVKIVDKKPKWGGNCTHCMACISKCPKKAIEYGNLTQGKTRYLLKDYVPAKIKN, from the coding sequence ATGGTATTATATTTTTCAGGTACAGGAAATACAGAATATATTGCGAAATTGATTGCTGATGGACTAGGTGATACATGTTTAGATTTGCTTGATAGAATTAAGAATAATGATAAATCACCCTTGTATTCAGAAAAAACTTATATAATTTGTGCTCCTATATATGTTTGTGAAATGCCTTTGTTTTTGGTTAGGTATTTGAAATCAATATCGTTTAACGGAAATAATAAAGTGTATTTTGTTTTTACTAGTGGAGGTTATGCTGGAAGTGCAAAGGTACAAGCAAAATTGTTTTCACTTAAGAAAAAATTAAAATGTTTGGGCTGTGTGGAATTTGTTATGCCGAGAAATTATGTTGCCAATGATAAGTATTCTATGGATAATGAAGAGGTAATTTATTCAAAAATTGAAAATTCCACAAAAAAAGTAAAGCAAGTTGTTGAAGATATCAAAAATGAAAACAAGCTGAATACTCGTCATGTGTGGTTTTTCGAAACCTTGATTATTGCTCCTTTTGCATTGTTATGGACAAAATATAAGCTGGTTGCAAAGGATTTTTATGCTACTGATGAATGTATAGGGTGCCGAGTTTGTGAAAAGGTTTGCCCTCTAAATAACGTTAAAATTGTTGATAAAAAGCCTAAATGGGGAGGAAATTGTACTCATTGTATGGCGTGCATTTCAAAATGTCCTAAAAAGGCAATAGAATATGGCAATTTAACGCAGGGAAAAACAAGATATCTTTTAAAAGATTATGTTCCTGCTAAGATTAAAAATTAA
- a CDS encoding DUF1801 domain-containing protein, with the protein MEYNANSVEEYIEVLPEDRKQIILQLRNVILSNLPEGFTEQISYGMISYVVPLTRYPKGYHVKKDEPLPFLSLASQKNYIALYHMGLYGNKEIEEWFIEEYTKRVTTKLDMGKSCIRFRNLASIPFDLIAELCRKITVDDYINYYEKTIIKK; encoded by the coding sequence ATGGAATACAATGCAAATAGTGTAGAGGAATATATTGAAGTTTTGCCAGAGGACAGAAAACAAATTATTCTACAGCTACGAAATGTAATTTTGTCCAATTTACCAGAAGGATTTACTGAGCAAATATCATATGGGATGATTAGCTATGTGGTTCCTCTAACTAGATATCCCAAAGGTTATCATGTTAAAAAAGATGAACCTCTTCCCTTTCTGTCCTTAGCATCACAAAAAAATTATATAGCCTTATATCACATGGGGTTGTATGGTAATAAGGAAATTGAAGAGTGGTTTATAGAAGAGTATACCAAGCGGGTAACTACAAAGCTAGATATGGGAAAAAGCTGTATTAGATTTAGAAATCTAGCCTCTATACCATTTGACTTGATTGCAGAACTTTGTAGAAAAATTACGGTTGATGACTATATCAATTACTATGAGAAAACGATAATCAAAAAGTGA
- a CDS encoding AraC family transcriptional regulator, translating into MINDKQSIFNPYIIEVFCINEENVPYPVGTHFEERVVRFYELELITGGKGTIITNGETAKASKGDIFLREPGTIVEGYSGYYFIVIVFDAFYDISNKGLYASSEPYWVSNEKERLCNVGFFSDVPNKLTTSNYEIEYLFQSVFNEFIKNQQNCQLILKAHLMNILNLLLVSPENTIKRINRRSFENNYEIIKASQNYIDNNLHKDFTLLDLAERCGVSKNFYCKIFKSIIGLSPFDYIIQSRMNAAKRLLTTTNMKISDISIMCGINNITYFHKLFKKHVNMTPANFRERFSFGKSKYK; encoded by the coding sequence ATGATTAATGATAAGCAATCAATATTTAATCCTTATATTATTGAGGTTTTTTGCATCAATGAAGAAAATGTCCCCTATCCTGTGGGAACCCATTTTGAAGAAAGAGTAGTCAGATTCTATGAGCTTGAGCTAATTACAGGAGGTAAAGGAACCATTATTACCAACGGTGAAACTGCTAAAGCCTCAAAAGGCGATATTTTTTTAAGAGAGCCCGGCACAATAGTTGAAGGATATTCAGGTTATTATTTTATTGTAATTGTTTTTGATGCTTTCTATGATATCTCAAACAAAGGTCTTTACGCAAGTTCTGAACCTTATTGGGTTTCAAATGAAAAAGAAAGGCTATGCAATGTTGGATTTTTCAGCGACGTGCCTAATAAACTTACAACATCTAATTACGAGATTGAGTACTTATTTCAATCAGTATTCAATGAGTTTATCAAAAATCAGCAGAATTGCCAATTGATTTTGAAAGCGCACCTTATGAACATTTTAAATCTTTTACTTGTATCCCCTGAAAATACAATTAAAAGAATCAATAGACGGTCTTTTGAAAATAATTACGAAATAATAAAGGCTTCTCAAAATTACATAGATAACAATCTACACAAGGATTTTACCTTGTTAGACCTTGCCGAAAGGTGTGGAGTTAGTAAAAATTTCTATTGTAAAATATTCAAAAGTATAATCGGACTGTCTCCATTTGACTATATTATTCAAAGTCGCATGAATGCCGCAAAAAGATTATTGACTACAACCAATATGAAAATATCTGATATAAGTATTATGTGTGGTATAAACAACATAACATACTTCCATAAGCTTTTTAAAAAACATGTTAATATGACTCCTGCAAATTTTCGTGAAAGATTCAGTTTCGGAAAATCAAAATACAAATAA
- a CDS encoding CIA30 family protein: MKKILALIIACSIIMSLFPMTTYAATSPQDMVKKMGIGMNLGNTFDAPTEGSWSKAAQEYYFDDFKQAGFKHVRIPIRWDLHTLTNSPYTIDKSFLDRIETVIDWSLSRGFVTVINSHHDTWIMENYNQNIARFEKIWEQIAERFKGKSENLLFEILNEPNGNITDSQINDMNRRILSIIRKTNPTRNVIIGSGFWNSYNTLSLLEIPNDPNLIATFHYYDPYSFTHQWQGTWGTKNDMDAINMVFKQVKKWSEKNNIPIYLGEYGVMGHSDRNSAIKWWDFVSDQATSYGFASAAWDNGVFGSVDNDMAFYNRDTRKFDQPILNAIMTTGTTYEWTPPAEEEPDPPHEPATPAYGEELVEDFEGALQWSAYSGVNATASCKLSSGKSGNGLEITYAGSSNGYWGVVDNKHRNLDWEKWQKISFDIKASNTNEIRLLIAEQSKIEGEDGEHWVYVLKPSTNWTTVEIPFSAFTRRIDYQPPAQDNSATFDVYKVGSLHFMYANGNSGTLYIDNIKLVGLPEGSQEGKLGDVNSDGNVDALDFALLKKYLLDSSNSINKNNADINLDGEINSIDFAKLKMMLLGN, translated from the coding sequence ATGAAAAAGATTTTGGCACTGATTATTGCGTGCAGTATTATTATGAGTTTATTTCCTATGACTACCTATGCTGCTACAAGTCCTCAGGATATGGTAAAAAAGATGGGAATAGGTATGAACCTTGGTAATACGTTTGACGCACCAACGGAAGGTTCGTGGTCGAAGGCAGCTCAAGAGTACTATTTTGACGATTTTAAGCAAGCTGGTTTCAAGCATGTTAGAATTCCAATACGTTGGGATCTGCATACACTTACAAACAGTCCTTATACTATTGACAAAAGCTTTTTAGACAGAATTGAAACTGTAATAGATTGGTCACTTTCTCGTGGATTTGTTACAGTAATTAATTCACATCATGACACTTGGATTATGGAAAACTATAATCAGAATATAGCAAGATTTGAAAAAATATGGGAACAGATTGCAGAACGCTTTAAAGGTAAGTCAGAAAATCTGCTTTTTGAAATATTAAATGAGCCAAATGGTAATATAACAGATAGTCAGATAAATGATATGAACAGAAGGATTTTAAGTATAATAAGAAAGACTAATCCTACTAGAAATGTAATTATTGGATCAGGGTTCTGGAATAGCTATAATACATTAAGCTTATTGGAAATTCCAAACGATCCTAATCTTATTGCAACTTTCCACTACTATGATCCATACTCATTTACTCACCAGTGGCAGGGTACATGGGGAACTAAAAATGATATGGATGCCATAAATATGGTATTTAAGCAGGTTAAAAAATGGTCAGAGAAAAATAACATACCTATATACCTTGGTGAATATGGTGTAATGGGACATTCCGATAGAAATTCAGCTATAAAATGGTGGGATTTTGTAAGCGATCAGGCTACATCCTATGGATTTGCTTCTGCAGCTTGGGATAATGGAGTGTTTGGTTCTGTTGATAATGATATGGCATTTTATAATAGAGATACCAGAAAGTTTGACCAGCCAATTTTAAATGCAATAATGACTACTGGAACAACCTATGAATGGACTCCTCCAGCAGAAGAAGAGCCAGATCCTCCTCATGAACCTGCAACACCAGCTTATGGGGAAGAACTTGTTGAAGATTTCGAAGGTGCTTTACAGTGGTCAGCATATTCAGGTGTTAATGCTACTGCATCATGTAAGCTTTCTAGTGGTAAATCCGGTAATGGTTTGGAAATAACATATGCAGGTTCATCAAATGGATACTGGGGTGTTGTGGACAACAAGCATAGAAATCTAGATTGGGAGAAGTGGCAAAAAATATCCTTTGATATAAAAGCTTCAAACACAAATGAAATCAGACTACTTATAGCTGAACAAAGTAAGATTGAAGGAGAAGACGGAGAACACTGGGTTTATGTTTTAAAACCAAGTACCAATTGGACTACAGTTGAAATTCCATTTTCAGCTTTTACAAGAAGAATAGATTATCAGCCACCTGCACAGGATAACAGTGCAACCTTTGACGTATACAAAGTAGGTTCATTACATTTTATGTATGCTAACGGCAATTCAGGTACTTTATATATTGATAATATTAAGTTGGTTGGATTACCTGAAGGTTCACAAGAAGGAAAACTTGGAGATGTAAATAGTGATGGCAATGTCGATGCATTGGATTTTGCATTGTTAAAAAAATACTTGCTAGACTCATCTAACAGCATAAATAAAAATAATGCGGATATCAACTTAGATGGGGAAATAAATTCTATTGACTTTGCAAAGTTGAAAATGATGTTGCTTGGAAATTAA
- a CDS encoding DUF4157 domain-containing protein, whose translation MKTKMLVKKPEAVSNKTNSPVNNNNVNNKQEEEKKPEEKKKNVRTTDYKKLMQMMLNDPDSITREEFLYIQSIIGYRRAMVMMEEAKLRKRQNKIEQKDIRNPITLQKINSDDKKDSDDKKETSQLKKGNGKKPLQMKKDEGNNAASSSGIPSNLKSGLEKLSGVDLSDVNVHQNSDKPQQVGALAYTQGNDIHIAPGQEKHLPHEGWHAVQQKQGIVKPTMQMKTGTLVNDDAGLEKEADIMGAKAAEIGKDISAADASSGQSKNSSNSGSKGSGDFVVQKKDEGTESKPKINESDLEEIQLKGMTDFKATTKIDEYLKENTSGANIKVRYGNFASGTVKISKSGQNYKMTPQAISLSMNPFSNQENMVKTAQPSLIISINKGKLTGYLGIANGSKVPSSNDLLSQLISDPSMFGLRGLTLDKSLQIVNSINEGRLEFGIRNATVKVGGVFDCTISFEFEPDTGKISFSGTANIDVKGLATGNLTLERSSQGNITGTAELAVNLSEHINGGVKVNVDGERVTGEGSVGYSGEKLSGQVTLRLIDKNSMPSVVGTYSNEAAKPEPQSNKSKNPEYVLAGEGDLTFMFTDWLSGTAHAEVDENGNVTIVGQIVPQKELVLFEQTDYIKQLLNVEARASYGIPVVGNIFLFASIGLEAFAKLGPAKLYNIIAEGTYSTDPEKCNDFSIQASLNISAAAGVRLIGKAGAGLEVLGHDIKAGASITAIAGLSAYAEATPIIGYKENAMPGQDKKGDFFISGELEVAAQPFFALEGDIFVEIDSPWWSPLSDERWTWPLFNKSYPLGGSFGIMAKVDHVLGSKQVPEIEFGKVDFSADKFMTDLINDKTSSKKTEEEQQGKWNEKNSEAAQPPKDTKEEKGSENGTDSTLNVEEPNTSSKSNKKTAADPNAMTADGKTVKQYQDETLQNQAKGDVKPDGACETTDKTSSEKKNQDQQLIQGLNELEKLTSEYEKNNGATLEELQYEANEVKKKYSVFKSINIVDDGKDWDYKYTYNPTETKDGPKKGDEILSPKAKFKQDSKTYELWVERGKPGSKENVVMITGPKNIEEDKTVWDKLDKTAKDKVYKLKQPKNKKYKLKEVEEATNAIEKCLAGESKDKIIRNWKGEEVKIPEGHIMSPRDPDFSKSPIYRTGPYTKEQKEQFLRGNSAGTKLAPHHRHQIPIRDGGVIDEIPGSGHPEGNQHTGGSPNRHPGKSIFNSEPGGDRLRQKEIEEHWKSKGQRLVEKMPGTFYDFG comes from the coding sequence ATGAAGACCAAGATGTTGGTTAAAAAGCCAGAGGCTGTATCCAACAAAACAAATAGCCCTGTTAATAATAATAATGTTAATAATAAGCAAGAAGAAGAAAAAAAGCCAGAAGAAAAGAAAAAGAATGTTAGAACAACCGATTACAAAAAACTGATGCAGATGATGCTAAATGATCCGGATTCTATAACTAGAGAAGAATTTTTGTATATTCAATCTATTATAGGATATAGACGAGCCATGGTAATGATGGAGGAGGCAAAACTACGTAAAAGGCAGAATAAGATAGAGCAGAAAGATATAAGGAATCCAATTACATTACAAAAAATAAATTCTGATGATAAAAAGGATTCAGATGACAAAAAAGAAACTTCACAGCTAAAGAAGGGTAATGGAAAAAAACCATTGCAAATGAAGAAGGATGAAGGTAATAATGCTGCTTCAAGTTCAGGTATACCAAGCAATCTAAAGTCAGGGCTTGAAAAACTATCAGGCGTTGACCTATCAGATGTAAATGTTCATCAAAACTCTGATAAGCCGCAACAGGTTGGAGCATTAGCATATACACAGGGAAATGATATCCATATTGCTCCGGGACAGGAAAAGCATCTTCCACATGAAGGTTGGCATGCTGTTCAGCAGAAGCAAGGTATTGTTAAGCCTACCATGCAGATGAAAACAGGTACTCTTGTAAATGATGATGCAGGTCTTGAAAAAGAAGCGGATATTATGGGTGCAAAAGCGGCGGAAATTGGTAAAGACATTTCAGCAGCAGATGCAAGTAGTGGTCAATCAAAAAATAGCAGCAATAGTGGCAGTAAAGGAAGCGGAGATTTTGTAGTTCAGAAAAAAGACGAAGGTACAGAGTCAAAGCCCAAAATAAATGAATCAGATTTGGAAGAGATTCAATTAAAGGGCATGACTGATTTTAAGGCTACAACAAAAATAGACGAGTATCTTAAAGAAAATACAAGTGGCGCTAATATAAAAGTGAGATATGGTAATTTTGCTAGTGGCACTGTAAAGATAAGTAAGTCGGGGCAAAACTATAAAATGACTCCACAGGCAATTTCTCTGTCGATGAATCCATTTTCAAATCAGGAAAATATGGTAAAAACAGCACAGCCAAGCTTGATTATAAGTATAAATAAGGGCAAGCTTACAGGTTACTTGGGTATAGCAAATGGTAGTAAAGTTCCTAGCTCAAATGATCTTCTTTCACAGTTAATATCTGATCCGAGCATGTTCGGTTTGAGAGGATTAACTCTTGACAAATCCTTACAGATAGTTAATAGTATAAATGAGGGAAGACTTGAGTTTGGTATTAGAAATGCAACTGTCAAGGTTGGAGGAGTTTTTGATTGCACAATATCCTTTGAATTTGAACCTGATACTGGCAAGATAAGTTTTTCAGGAACTGCAAATATAGATGTAAAAGGTCTTGCGACTGGAAATCTTACATTGGAACGTAGCAGTCAAGGAAATATAACAGGTACCGCAGAACTTGCAGTTAATCTTTCAGAACATATTAATGGTGGAGTAAAGGTTAATGTTGATGGCGAAAGAGTTACAGGAGAAGGCAGTGTAGGCTATTCTGGTGAAAAGCTTTCAGGTCAAGTAACGCTAAGACTTATTGATAAAAATAGTATGCCAAGCGTTGTTGGAACATACTCAAATGAAGCAGCAAAACCTGAACCTCAAAGTAATAAATCTAAAAATCCTGAATATGTGCTTGCCGGTGAAGGTGACTTGACGTTTATGTTCACCGATTGGCTTAGTGGGACAGCCCATGCCGAAGTAGATGAAAATGGTAATGTTACAATTGTAGGACAGATTGTGCCTCAAAAAGAATTGGTTCTTTTTGAACAAACTGACTATATTAAGCAACTTCTCAACGTTGAAGCAAGGGCATCTTATGGAATACCTGTTGTTGGAAATATATTCTTATTTGCCAGCATAGGATTAGAAGCATTTGCAAAACTAGGTCCTGCAAAGTTGTACAATATTATTGCAGAAGGAACATATTCAACAGATCCTGAGAAGTGCAATGACTTTAGTATACAAGCATCCTTGAACATATCTGCTGCAGCAGGAGTAAGACTTATTGGTAAGGCTGGTGCGGGACTGGAAGTACTTGGTCATGATATTAAGGCAGGTGCATCAATAACTGCAATTGCTGGTTTATCTGCATATGCCGAGGCGACACCAATAATTGGTTACAAGGAAAATGCAATGCCGGGTCAGGATAAAAAAGGTGACTTCTTCATATCGGGCGAACTAGAAGTTGCTGCGCAGCCGTTCTTTGCCTTAGAAGGAGACATTTTTGTAGAAATCGATAGCCCATGGTGGTCTCCTCTTTCTGATGAGAGATGGACATGGCCTCTCTTTAACAAGAGTTATCCTCTTGGAGGCAGCTTTGGTATAATGGCGAAGGTGGATCATGTTCTAGGTTCGAAACAAGTTCCAGAAATAGAATTTGGAAAAGTTGATTTTTCAGCAGACAAGTTTATGACTGACCTTATTAATGATAAGACCAGCAGTAAAAAGACTGAGGAAGAGCAACAAGGAAAATGGAATGAAAAAAATAGCGAAGCAGCACAGCCGCCTAAAGATACCAAAGAAGAGAAAGGCAGCGAAAATGGCACCGATTCAACATTAAATGTTGAAGAACCAAATACTTCCTCAAAATCAAATAAAAAAACAGCGGCAGACCCAAATGCAATGACTGCTGACGGCAAGACCGTTAAACAATACCAAGATGAAACATTACAAAATCAAGCTAAGGGTGATGTGAAGCCAGATGGCGCTTGTGAGACTACTGACAAGACTAGCAGTGAAAAGAAGAACCAAGATCAACAGCTTATTCAAGGACTTAATGAACTTGAAAAATTAACAAGCGAATATGAAAAGAATAATGGAGCTACACTTGAGGAACTACAGTATGAGGCAAATGAAGTAAAGAAAAAATACAGCGTATTTAAGTCAATTAATATAGTAGATGATGGCAAGGATTGGGACTATAAATATACTTATAATCCGACAGAGACAAAGGATGGACCTAAAAAAGGTGATGAAATCCTCAGTCCGAAGGCAAAATTCAAGCAGGATTCCAAAACCTATGAACTATGGGTTGAAAGAGGTAAGCCTGGAAGTAAAGAAAATGTAGTAATGATAACAGGCCCTAAGAACATTGAAGAAGATAAGACTGTATGGGACAAGCTGGATAAAACAGCAAAGGATAAAGTATATAAGCTAAAGCAGCCCAAAAATAAAAAATATAAGCTCAAGGAAGTTGAAGAGGCTACAAACGCGATTGAAAAGTGTTTGGCGGGAGAAAGTAAAGATAAAATAATAAGAAATTGGAAAGGTGAAGAAGTAAAAATTCCAGAAGGACATATTATGAGTCCTAGAGACCCTGATTTCTCTAAGTCACCAATTTACAGAACTGGTCCATATACAAAAGAACAGAAAGAACAATTTTTACGAGGAAATTCTGCAGGTACAAAACTGGCACCACATCACAGACACCAAATTCCTATCAGGGATGGCGGTGTTATTGATGAAATTCCAGGATCAGGTCATCCTGAGGGTAATCAGCATACAGGAGGATCTCCCAATAGACATCCTGGTAAATCTATATTTAATTCTGAGCCAGGAGGAGATAGACTTAGACAGAAAGAAATTGAAGAACACTGGAAGAGTAAAGGGCAAAGGTTGGTTGAAAAGATGCCTGGCACGTTTTATGATTTTGGTTAA
- a CDS encoding LacI family DNA-binding transcriptional regulator encodes MANSNIKLIAQKTNLSPGTVSIVLNGRGNEMRISEKTQNRVWEEAKLLGYKPNIYARRLRSKSEGDSSAIIGILWPSLYSSELIVSFFDSIQNSILNDNLNVEVVFKPYVYSEISKIDNVFKNKLFNGVIIVGASDSDVDYLMKIESTMPILLFNRQNDKYSSVCIDNYRAGEKVSALLAARGHKSAGLICPNLLSRNFSMRRTGFLDGCQKYGISVLPEHIILDTLDSEGGIRSAEKLYKSGTLPTSLFLLVSGYSHEVFPFLQKNGIRIPEDIEIIGFSDMVTSKFLKPSLTVVNLPIQRMVKRSLQLILDMINGHIQKPHIVFEEVDFIFRESCGGFSEG; translated from the coding sequence ATGGCTAACTCAAATATAAAACTCATCGCCCAAAAAACAAATCTCTCACCAGGTACTGTTTCCATTGTGTTAAATGGACGCGGCAACGAAATGCGCATCTCTGAAAAAACTCAAAACAGGGTATGGGAAGAAGCAAAACTACTTGGATATAAGCCCAACATATATGCAAGACGTTTGCGAAGCAAGTCAGAAGGAGACTCGTCTGCTATTATAGGTATTTTATGGCCATCTCTATATTCTTCAGAGTTAATTGTTAGCTTTTTTGATAGTATTCAAAATAGTATTTTAAATGACAATCTAAATGTAGAGGTTGTTTTTAAGCCCTATGTTTATTCGGAAATAAGTAAAATTGATAATGTTTTTAAGAATAAGCTATTTAATGGAGTAATAATAGTTGGTGCTTCAGATAGTGATGTGGATTATTTGATGAAGATTGAATCCACAATGCCTATTCTTTTATTTAATAGACAAAATGATAAATATAGTTCCGTGTGCATTGATAACTACAGAGCTGGTGAAAAAGTTTCTGCTCTTCTTGCTGCTAGAGGGCACAAAAGTGCAGGATTGATTTGTCCTAATCTCTTGTCACGGAATTTCAGTATGAGAAGAACTGGCTTTTTGGATGGGTGTCAAAAATATGGAATATCTGTTCTTCCTGAGCATATAATACTCGATACTCTTGATTCAGAAGGCGGTATTAGAAGTGCTGAAAAACTCTATAAGTCAGGTACTCTTCCTACTTCACTTTTTTTGCTTGTTTCCGGCTATAGTCATGAAGTATTCCCATTTCTTCAGAAGAATGGGATACGAATTCCAGAGGATATAGAAATAATAGGTTTCTCAGATATGGTGACAAGCAAATTTTTAAAGCCTAGTCTGACTGTCGTCAATCTACCTATTCAAAGAATGGTTAAAAGAAGCCTTCAGCTTATTCTTGATATGATAAACGGACATATACAAAAGCCCCATATTGTTTTTGAAGAAGTTGACTTTATTTTTCGAGAAAGCTGTGGAGGGTTTTCGGAAGGTTAA
- a CDS encoding sugar-binding protein, with the protein MKNGKHKPFKLIIATLSIASLVFTGFCGSYSNVSAAPAPNTKKPSVDKSGFDSEGRIVANFGSPVIDGSKDKIWDKAVVVKPKYITKNLTTSATFRVLWDDNALYVLAEVKDKNLSVKSETPYMQDSFEIFLDENNDKTQEYGVDDLHFRVNYENSQSVDVGNAERFYTATKKLKDGYLVEARIALNTKPANGKVLGIELQINDSKDTDRIGTINVFDSTGSAWNDTGKFGEVLLYGKTNGSKSGLNPYDLMNLIKSAQKLDKTRYKNPEVITYAIKSAENVLKNKKVTQNMLDKEYAALKAAIDKLILTDEAADEKVFKTVPDIYRSEIEQQGTIENLEYSVPNLENGIDVKKLNVYLPYGYNPSDSNKKYNVLYLLHGGGENENTIFGGPDQNRELKKIIDNMIANGDIEPLIVVTPTFYGGKNDTAYFHEELISTVVPLIETKYNTYAASGDINDLKASREHRAFGGFSMGSVTTWYIFVNCIDYFKYYMPLCGDCWIFGEKAGSLKPKETAEYLAKAAKDAGYEPKDYYIFSATGNLDIAYPNLKPQIDAMKELKDSFIYSGNLEKGNFYFIVSDGGTHAWNWVNQYIYDILPDLFN; encoded by the coding sequence ATGAAAAATGGAAAACATAAACCATTTAAACTCATTATTGCTACACTAAGCATTGCTTCTTTGGTGTTTACTGGCTTCTGTGGTTCATATTCAAATGTTTCAGCAGCCCCAGCCCCAAACACCAAAAAGCCATCAGTAGACAAAAGTGGCTTTGACTCCGAAGGCAGAATAGTTGCTAATTTCGGTTCACCTGTAATTGACGGCTCAAAAGATAAAATATGGGATAAAGCAGTAGTTGTTAAACCTAAATACATAACAAAAAATTTAACTACATCAGCTACTTTCAGAGTACTATGGGATGATAACGCGCTGTATGTTCTTGCAGAAGTGAAAGATAAAAATTTGTCTGTAAAGTCTGAAACTCCATATATGCAAGATTCATTTGAAATCTTTTTAGATGAAAATAACGACAAAACTCAAGAGTATGGTGTAGATGATTTACATTTCAGAGTTAATTATGAAAACTCACAATCTGTGGATGTTGGAAATGCTGAAAGGTTTTATACAGCTACAAAGAAGCTTAAGGACGGTTATCTTGTTGAGGCAAGAATTGCACTTAACACTAAGCCCGCTAATGGAAAGGTTCTTGGTATAGAATTGCAAATTAATGATTCAAAAGATACTGATAGAATTGGTACCATAAATGTTTTTGATTCAACAGGCAGTGCATGGAATGATACAGGAAAGTTTGGTGAAGTTTTGCTATATGGTAAAACAAATGGTTCAAAAAGCGGATTAAATCCTTACGATTTAATGAATTTAATAAAGAGTGCGCAAAAATTAGATAAAACACGCTATAAAAATCCAGAAGTAATAACTTATGCTATAAAGTCCGCAGAAAACGTGCTCAAAAATAAAAAAGTAACTCAAAATATGCTTGATAAAGAATATGCTGCTTTAAAAGCTGCAATAGATAAGCTAATACTAACAGACGAAGCTGCTGACGAAAAAGTTTTCAAGACTGTTCCAGATATTTATAGATCAGAAATTGAACAACAAGGAACAATTGAAAATTTAGAGTATTCTGTACCAAATTTAGAAAACGGAATAGATGTTAAAAAACTAAATGTTTACCTTCCATATGGTTACAACCCATCAGATTCTAATAAAAAATATAATGTTTTATACTTGTTGCATGGTGGTGGTGAAAATGAAAATACCATATTTGGCGGCCCTGACCAAAATAGAGAGTTAAAGAAAATTATAGACAATATGATTGCAAACGGTGACATCGAACCTCTTATTGTTGTCACACCTACTTTTTATGGCGGAAAAAATGATACCGCTTATTTTCATGAGGAATTAATCAGTACAGTTGTTCCATTAATTGAAACAAAATATAATACTTATGCTGCATCAGGAGATATAAATGACCTTAAAGCCTCAAGAGAACATAGGGCATTTGGCGGTTTTTCCATGGGTTCGGTAACTACTTGGTATATATTTGTAAATTGTATTGACTACTTCAAATACTATATGCCTTTGTGCGGCGACTGCTGGATATTCGGTGAGAAAGCTGGAAGCTTAAAGCCAAAGGAAACGGCAGAATATCTTGCAAAAGCTGCAAAAGATGCAGGATATGAACCAAAGGATTACTACATTTTTAGTGCCACAGGCAATCTAGATATCGCTTATCCAAACCTAAAGCCTCAGATTGATGCTATGAAAGAACTAAAGGATAGTTTCATTTATTCAGGCAATTTAGAAAAAGGAAACTTCTATTTTATTGTAAGTGATGGCGGCACTCATGCATGGAATTGGGTAAACCAGTATATTTACGATATTCTCCCTGATTTATTTAACTGA